Proteins found in one Thalassomonas actiniarum genomic segment:
- the nrdD gene encoding anaerobic ribonucleoside-triphosphate reductase, which produces MLQLSEQQLNTKKAFISDYFSAQNAADGSKLDANANVTEKNIATLEAELLKDCFIQINRTLVKDKISELFSPALADEYQRQIQDHEIYVHDETSLKPYCTSISMYPFLLDGLTKLGGESKAPKHLESFCGSFVNLIFAISAQFAGAVATVEFLTYFDYFARKEYGEDYLRSHKNAVENHLQHVVYAINQPAAARGYQSVFWNISVFDQYYFASMFEDFVFPDFSKPSWQSVDKLQMFFLNWINHEREKAVLTFPVITAAMLTQEGKCKDRHFARQLADEKARGNSFFVYLSDSADSLASCCRLRNEISDNTFSYTLGAGGVATGSINVITINMNRLVQDGRDLATEISKIQQYQVAYRKLMEDYFAQGALSVYNAGFISLDKQFLTIGINGMAEAAEFAGLQVGNNSEYKRFVSEHLKVIYQANQAAKKEYGYMFNTEFVPAENLGVKNAKWDHKDGYRVNRDCYNSYFYLVEDESTNHLDKFILHGKEITQYLDGGSALHLNLDESLTAQAYVKLFDVAAGTGCNYFCVNVKITICNQCEKIDKQTRHLCQHCGSEDIDHGTRVIGYLKRVTAFSQGRQKEHGLRHYHRKPA; this is translated from the coding sequence ATGCTGCAGCTTAGTGAACAACAGCTTAATACTAAAAAAGCGTTCATCAGCGATTATTTTTCCGCACAAAATGCCGCCGACGGCTCTAAACTCGATGCCAATGCCAATGTCACCGAGAAAAACATCGCCACCCTCGAAGCCGAACTGCTCAAAGACTGTTTTATCCAGATCAACCGCACCCTGGTAAAAGATAAAATCAGCGAGTTATTCTCCCCTGCCCTGGCGGATGAATACCAGAGACAAATCCAGGATCATGAAATTTATGTGCATGATGAAACCAGCTTAAAGCCCTATTGTACCTCGATCAGCATGTACCCTTTCCTGCTCGACGGCCTGACCAAGCTCGGCGGCGAGTCAAAAGCGCCAAAACATCTGGAGTCTTTCTGCGGCTCTTTCGTGAATTTAATTTTTGCCATTTCAGCCCAGTTTGCCGGGGCGGTGGCCACGGTCGAATTTCTCACTTATTTCGATTATTTTGCCCGTAAAGAATATGGCGAGGATTATTTAAGGAGCCACAAAAACGCCGTTGAAAATCACCTGCAACATGTGGTTTATGCCATCAATCAACCGGCAGCGGCACGCGGCTACCAAAGCGTGTTTTGGAATATTTCCGTCTTTGATCAGTATTACTTTGCTTCCATGTTTGAAGACTTTGTCTTCCCTGATTTTTCCAAGCCCAGCTGGCAAAGTGTCGATAAGCTGCAGATGTTTTTCCTGAACTGGATAAACCATGAGCGGGAAAAAGCGGTGCTGACCTTTCCGGTGATCACCGCCGCCATGCTCACGCAAGAGGGTAAATGTAAAGACCGGCACTTTGCCCGCCAGCTTGCCGATGAAAAAGCCCGCGGCAACTCATTTTTTGTCTATTTGTCAGACAGCGCCGATTCCCTGGCTTCCTGCTGCCGCCTGCGCAATGAGATCAGCGACAATACCTTCTCATATACCTTAGGGGCCGGCGGGGTCGCCACCGGCTCGATTAATGTCATCACCATCAATATGAACCGCCTGGTACAAGATGGCAGGGATCTGGCCACCGAAATCAGCAAAATTCAACAATACCAGGTGGCGTACCGCAAGCTAATGGAAGATTATTTCGCCCAAGGGGCACTGTCTGTCTATAACGCCGGTTTTATCAGCCTGGATAAGCAATTTCTCACCATAGGCATCAACGGCATGGCAGAAGCCGCCGAATTTGCAGGACTTCAAGTCGGTAACAACAGCGAATACAAACGTTTTGTCAGCGAGCATTTAAAAGTGATCTACCAGGCCAACCAGGCGGCCAAAAAAGAATATGGCTATATGTTTAATACCGAATTTGTCCCGGCGGAAAACCTCGGGGTAAAAAATGCCAAATGGGATCATAAAGACGGCTACCGGGTTAACCGGGATTGTTATAACTCTTACTTTTACCTGGTGGAAGATGAAAGCACCAACCACCTGGATAAATTTATTTTACACGGCAAAGAAATTACCCAATACCTCGACGGCGGCTCGGCCTTACATTTAAACCTGGATGAAAGTTTAACGGCACAGGCCTATGTAAAATTATTCGATGTCGCCGCCGGTACCGGCTGCAATTATTTCTGCGTGAATGTCAAAATCACCATCTGCAATCAATGTGAAAAAATTGATAAACAAACCCGGCACCTTTGCCAACACTGCGGCAGTGAAGATATCGACCACGGTACCCGGGTGATAGGTTATTTAAAACGGGTAACGGCGTTTAGCCAGGGGCGGCAAAAAGAGCATGGCCTGCGCCACTACCACAGGAAACCGGCTTAA
- a CDS encoding HupE/UreJ family protein gives MSQFMARGLKALLVLTALCASFSLFAHGVDEDTKQFLTQNQGISIIPFIYIGAKHMVTGYDHLLFLFGVIFFLFRSKDILLYVSLFTLGHSITLLYGVLGNIAVNPYLIDAIIGLSVVYKGFDNIGGFKALLGFQPNPRAAVMIFGLFHGFGLATKIQEFNLPEQGLVANMLAFNLGVELGQFMALALVLIGMSFWRRHSSYFRFSLASNTLLMSCGLMLTGFQLTGFFVS, from the coding sequence ATGAGCCAATTTATGGCGAGAGGCCTTAAGGCTTTATTGGTGCTTACCGCCTTATGTGCCTCGTTTTCACTGTTTGCCCATGGCGTCGATGAAGACACGAAACAATTTTTAACCCAGAATCAGGGGATATCCATTATCCCTTTTATTTACATCGGGGCGAAGCATATGGTGACAGGTTACGACCATCTGCTGTTTTTATTCGGTGTGATTTTTTTCCTGTTTAGAAGTAAAGATATTTTACTTTATGTCAGCCTGTTTACCTTAGGGCACAGCATTACCTTATTATACGGCGTGCTCGGCAATATCGCCGTCAATCCTTACTTAATCGATGCCATTATCGGCTTGTCCGTGGTTTATAAAGGCTTTGATAATATCGGGGGCTTTAAGGCCCTGCTGGGTTTTCAGCCCAACCCCAGGGCGGCGGTGATGATTTTTGGCCTGTTCCACGGATTTGGCTTAGCCACTAAAATTCAGGAGTTTAACCTGCCGGAGCAGGGCCTGGTCGCCAATATGCTGGCCTTTAATTTAGGGGTTGAGCTCGGGCAGTTTATGGCGCTGGCACTGGTGCTGATCGGGATGAGTTTCTGGCGCAGGCACAGCAGTTATTTTCGTTTTTCACTGGCAAGCAATACGCTGCTGATGAGCTGTGGTTTGATGCTGACAGGGTTTCAGTTGACGGGCTTTTTTGTTAGCTGA
- a CDS encoding S8 family peptidase: MKFCKMKRITLRAIIGTTALALVLTMTAIIGYHSSPAQVDPLSANERLPANKHREAAKSYILQGDTLEAMTTQVEQVGGKISHQLAIIDAVGARLTPSQLAQITATTQLTVFADAALTTSSFSTSTHIARQTGADQLHQLGITGQGVTIAFIDSGISVKTRKGRFLRLDSQGQERILAQYNAETSNMYFVHKNSDDHGHGSHVAGIALSSVLDENGEYNGIAPDANLVSVRAFDENGRGTYVKVINGLDWIVANKDTYNIKVLNLSFGALPRSYYWDDPLNQAVMRAWQAGIVVVTSAGNLGPDPMTVSVPGNVPYVITVGALTDHYTPDDQSDDRITSFSASGPTHAGFIKPDLIAWGGHMMGKIHDTYLPTLALQHPEALLGESYFEISGTSQASAVVAGIVALMLQNDPSLTPDDVKCRLMTSAQMAVAADGKAAYSPFTQGAGKVNAWGAVQSTASGCANIGLDITADLDGNQHFQGPARVDENDNFYLLDANGNIWNEGSMWNEGSFWNEGTVWNEGSLWNQGSVWNEGSLWNEGSVWNEGAIWNEGSVWNEGVIWNEGSVWNEGLSENIDVNAWVDQE; this comes from the coding sequence ATGAAATTTTGCAAAATGAAACGAATAACGTTAAGGGCAATAATAGGCACCACAGCTTTGGCTCTGGTCTTAACCATGACGGCAATCATAGGATATCATTCAAGTCCCGCACAAGTAGATCCCCTCTCTGCCAATGAACGCTTACCGGCAAATAAGCACAGGGAAGCCGCCAAAAGCTATATACTTCAGGGTGATACCCTGGAAGCCATGACAACTCAGGTAGAGCAGGTCGGGGGCAAAATATCACATCAACTGGCCATTATTGACGCCGTCGGCGCCAGGTTAACCCCAAGCCAGTTAGCACAAATTACCGCCACAACACAGCTAACAGTTTTTGCCGATGCTGCCCTGACCACCAGCAGTTTTTCCACCTCCACCCATATTGCCCGCCAAACCGGGGCAGACCAGCTTCACCAACTGGGCATCACAGGACAAGGAGTAACCATTGCCTTTATTGACAGCGGTATTTCGGTGAAAACAAGAAAAGGCCGTTTTTTAAGGTTAGACAGCCAGGGGCAAGAGCGTATCCTGGCCCAATATAACGCCGAAACCAGCAATATGTATTTTGTCCATAAAAACTCAGATGATCACGGCCACGGCAGCCATGTTGCCGGCATAGCCCTGAGCAGCGTACTTGATGAAAACGGCGAATATAACGGTATCGCCCCCGATGCCAACCTGGTGTCGGTCAGGGCCTTTGATGAAAATGGCCGGGGTACCTATGTTAAAGTTATCAACGGCCTGGATTGGATAGTCGCTAATAAAGACACCTATAATATCAAAGTATTAAACCTCTCTTTTGGCGCCTTACCCCGCTCTTATTACTGGGATGATCCCCTGAACCAGGCAGTAATGCGGGCATGGCAGGCGGGCATAGTGGTGGTAACATCCGCCGGCAACCTGGGTCCGGACCCCATGACCGTCAGCGTACCCGGCAATGTGCCTTATGTGATCACTGTCGGGGCGCTGACCGATCATTATACCCCTGACGATCAAAGCGATGACCGCATCACCAGCTTTTCCGCTTCCGGTCCGACCCATGCCGGTTTTATCAAACCGGATTTAATCGCCTGGGGCGGCCATATGATGGGAAAAATACACGATACCTATTTGCCAACCCTGGCATTACAACACCCGGAAGCGTTACTGGGGGAAAGTTATTTCGAAATATCCGGTACTTCACAGGCATCCGCCGTGGTTGCCGGCATTGTCGCCTTAATGTTGCAAAATGATCCCAGCCTGACCCCGGATGATGTGAAATGCCGTTTAATGACTTCTGCGCAGATGGCTGTCGCCGCCGACGGCAAAGCCGCCTACAGTCCTTTTACCCAGGGAGCCGGTAAAGTCAACGCCTGGGGCGCGGTGCAAAGCACGGCGTCGGGTTGTGCCAACATTGGCCTGGATATCACGGCAGACCTTGACGGCAATCAACACTTTCAAGGGCCTGCCCGGGTCGATGAAAACGATAATTTCTACCTGCTTGATGCTAACGGCAATATCTGGAACGAAGGCTCTATGTGGAACGAAGGCTCATTCTGGAACGAGGGAACAGTATGGAATGAAGGTTCGCTGTGGAACCAAGGCTCAGTGTGGAATGAAGGTTCATTATGGAACGAAGGTTCTGTGTGGAATGAAGGAGCGATCTGGAACGAAGGCTCAGTGTGGAATGAAGGAGTGATCTGGAATGAAGGCTCAGTATGGAACGAAGGCTTATCTGAAAATATTGATGTTAATGCCTGGGTAGATCAGGAATGA
- a CDS encoding dipeptidyl-peptidase 3 family protein, protein MKLTKIAAALSFALALSGCSEPQESQTSSAPQTQASAGHDHDSKAAHDSTQSAKDFQWQADRFADIRVLRYQVPGFEELPVKTKELLFYLYKAALSGRDMTWDQNNKYNLTVRHTLEAIMADYPGDRSSEDFAKFTEYTKRVWFSNGIHHHYMSGKILPEFSSDTFAGYVKAVEGKGKLPLTGKQNADDLLALLTPVMFDPKVAAKMVDQSAGIDNVVASAVNFYEGVTEQEVTDFYKAKINVDDKRPVSWGLNSKLVKKDGKLTEQVWKVGGMYDKAISEIVHWLDKAASVAENEQQRKALTLLAKYYRSGDLKDFDDYSIEWVKDINSDVDVVNGFIEVYDDPLAYRGAFESVVSVKDHHATKVIAAIAKQAQWFEDNSPLIEAHKKKSVKGITGKAITVVVESGDASPSTPIGINLPNANWIRAEHGSKSVSLTNIVNAYDNVRGGSLAEFAWDDAELNRGKEFGPLGSHLHTDLHEVVGHASGQINPGVGTPKETLKQYSSALEEGRADLVALYYLMDEKLVQMGVMPSLEVGKASYDQYIRNGMMLQLRRLKLGEEIEEAHMRNRQLVASWVFEKGAKDNVIEKRVRDGKTYFVINDYIKLRGLFGDLLRELQRIKSEGDFAAGQALIENYAVKVDEKLHKEVLSRYEKLNLAPYSGFINPKLEAVYKDGKMVDVTISYPDNFQQQMMEYGQDYSLLPVMN, encoded by the coding sequence ATGAAATTAACAAAAATTGCAGCGGCCCTAAGCTTTGCCCTTGCGCTTTCTGGCTGCTCTGAGCCACAAGAATCACAAACCTCTTCTGCACCGCAAACACAAGCATCTGCCGGTCATGACCACGACAGCAAAGCGGCACATGACAGTACACAAAGCGCCAAAGATTTTCAGTGGCAGGCGGACCGCTTTGCCGATATCCGGGTATTAAGATATCAGGTGCCCGGGTTTGAAGAGTTGCCGGTAAAAACTAAAGAATTATTATTTTACCTTTATAAAGCGGCGCTATCCGGCCGTGATATGACCTGGGATCAAAACAACAAGTACAACCTGACCGTACGCCATACTTTGGAAGCTATCATGGCGGATTACCCCGGTGATCGCAGCAGTGAAGATTTTGCTAAATTTACCGAGTATACCAAGCGGGTGTGGTTCTCTAACGGTATCCACCATCATTATATGTCGGGTAAGATTTTACCTGAGTTCAGCAGCGATACGTTTGCCGGTTATGTGAAAGCCGTGGAAGGCAAAGGTAAGTTACCCCTGACGGGCAAGCAAAACGCCGATGACTTACTGGCGCTGTTAACCCCTGTGATGTTTGATCCTAAAGTTGCCGCTAAAATGGTGGACCAAAGCGCAGGTATCGATAACGTTGTCGCTTCTGCGGTTAACTTTTATGAAGGGGTTACCGAGCAGGAGGTAACCGATTTTTACAAAGCGAAAATCAATGTTGATGACAAGCGCCCGGTATCCTGGGGGTTGAATTCCAAGCTGGTGAAAAAAGACGGCAAGCTGACTGAGCAGGTATGGAAAGTTGGCGGCATGTATGACAAGGCCATCAGCGAAATCGTACATTGGCTGGATAAGGCAGCCTCTGTTGCAGAAAATGAGCAGCAGCGCAAAGCCTTAACCTTGTTGGCGAAATACTACCGCAGCGGTGACTTAAAAGACTTTGATGATTATTCCATCGAATGGGTAAAAGATATTAACTCCGATGTTGATGTGGTTAACGGCTTTATTGAAGTGTATGACGATCCGCTGGCCTATCGCGGTGCATTTGAGTCTGTGGTTTCGGTGAAAGATCATCACGCCACGAAAGTGATTGCCGCTATTGCTAAGCAGGCACAATGGTTTGAAGATAACTCGCCCTTGATCGAAGCCCATAAAAAGAAAAGCGTAAAAGGCATTACCGGTAAGGCGATCACGGTTGTGGTTGAATCAGGGGACGCTTCGCCGTCTACGCCTATTGGTATCAACCTGCCAAACGCCAACTGGATCCGCGCCGAGCACGGTTCTAAATCTGTCAGTTTAACCAACATAGTGAATGCCTACGATAATGTCCGTGGCGGCTCTTTGGCCGAATTTGCCTGGGATGACGCAGAGCTTAACCGCGGTAAAGAATTCGGGCCATTAGGCTCTCATTTACATACCGACTTACATGAAGTGGTAGGTCATGCTTCCGGGCAAATCAATCCGGGTGTCGGCACGCCTAAGGAAACCCTGAAGCAATATTCGTCTGCACTGGAAGAAGGCCGCGCCGACTTGGTAGCCCTGTATTACCTGATGGACGAGAAACTGGTACAAATGGGCGTAATGCCTAGCCTGGAAGTGGGTAAAGCCAGTTATGATCAATACATCCGCAACGGCATGATGTTGCAGCTGCGCCGCTTGAAATTGGGTGAAGAAATCGAAGAAGCCCATATGCGTAATCGCCAGCTGGTAGCCAGCTGGGTGTTTGAAAAAGGCGCCAAAGATAATGTCATTGAAAAACGAGTACGCGACGGCAAAACCTATTTCGTGATCAATGACTATATCAAGCTGCGTGGCTTGTTCGGTGATTTACTGCGGGAATTACAGCGTATCAAGTCCGAAGGTGATTTTGCCGCCGGTCAGGCGCTGATCGAAAACTACGCGGTTAAGGTTGATGAGAAGCTGCACAAAGAAGTGCTTAGCCGTTATGAAAAACTTAACCTTGCCCCTTATTCCGGCTTTATTAACCCGAAACTGGAAGCGGTATACAAGGACGGCAAGATGGTCGATGTAACTATCTCATACCCGGATAACTTCCAACAGCAAATGATGGAATATGGACAGGATTACAGCCTGCTGCCTGTGATGAATTAA